From Nevskia ramosa DSM 11499, the proteins below share one genomic window:
- a CDS encoding aromatic-ring-hydroxylating dioxygenase subunit beta, with protein sequence MSAAITPELQLDIERFLYEEAALLDRHEYRAWLALFTPDASYRMPVTINHHEQAIGAPPPTGPVASYFDDDTVTLGQRIKRLETGKAWAEMPPSRTRHCVSNVYIKPADVAGEWDVECCFLLYRSRLERQVDIFVGSRSDRLRPSADGSRWKIARRDITLDQGTLLANNLSIFF encoded by the coding sequence ATGAGCGCTGCGATCACGCCCGAACTGCAGCTCGACATCGAACGTTTCCTGTACGAGGAAGCGGCGCTGCTCGATCGCCACGAGTACCGCGCCTGGCTGGCGCTGTTCACGCCGGATGCCAGCTACCGCATGCCGGTGACGATCAACCATCACGAGCAGGCGATCGGTGCGCCACCGCCGACCGGGCCGGTCGCCAGTTACTTCGATGACGACACCGTGACCCTGGGTCAGCGCATCAAGCGTCTTGAAACCGGCAAGGCCTGGGCAGAAATGCCGCCGTCGCGGACCCGTCATTGCGTCAGCAACGTCTACATCAAGCCCGCCGATGTTGCCGGTGAATGGGACGTGGAGTGCTGCTTCCTGCTCTATCGTTCGCGTCTCGAACGTCAGGTCGATATTTTCGTCGGCAGCCGCAGTGATCGCCTGCGTCCAAGCGCGGATGGTTCGCGCTGGAAAATCGCCCGCCGCGACATCACGCTCGACCAGGGCACCCTGCTGGCCAACAATCTGAGCATCTTTTTCTGA
- a CDS encoding glutathione S-transferase family protein — translation MLKIHHLVASRSDRIVWLAEELEIPYELVRHLRNPQTFRAPDSLRAITPLAKAPVIEDQGVVVSESSVICDYLIDQYGQGRLRPSAGTPARLDYAYWMASSESTLMYPVLIDVLSTMTQSDAAGLLGFAMGEYTTMFGHVERTLAKHAHIAGDSFTAADVMVYYTLAMAAGTALPIPSRAPMADYPLLSDYLARLEARPAWQKANKLCAA, via the coding sequence ATGCTGAAGATTCATCACCTCGTCGCATCCCGTTCCGATCGCATCGTCTGGCTTGCCGAAGAGCTCGAGATTCCCTACGAACTGGTCCGTCACCTGCGCAATCCGCAGACCTTCCGCGCACCGGATTCGCTGCGCGCGATCACGCCACTGGCCAAGGCGCCAGTGATCGAGGATCAGGGCGTGGTGGTCTCCGAATCGTCGGTGATCTGCGACTACCTGATCGACCAGTACGGTCAGGGCCGTCTGCGTCCCTCGGCCGGCACGCCGGCACGGCTCGACTACGCGTACTGGATGGCGTCTTCGGAATCGACGCTGATGTACCCGGTGCTGATCGACGTGCTGTCGACGATGACCCAGTCCGACGCTGCCGGCTTGCTCGGCTTCGCGATGGGCGAGTACACGACCATGTTCGGCCATGTCGAACGCACCTTGGCCAAGCATGCGCATATCGCTGGCGACAGCTTCACCGCCGCCGACGTGATGGTCTATTACACCTTGGCGATGGCCGCCGGCACCGCGCTGCCGATTCCCAGCCGCGCGCCGATGGCCGACTACCCGCTGCTTAGCGACTACCTCGCCCGCCTCGAAGCACGGCCGGCCTGGCAGAAGGCCAACAAGCTCTGCGCTGCCTGA
- a CDS encoding CinA family protein, producing the protein MHDLLQMGSRAGELLKARGEKVAIGETSAGGLISASLLAVSGASSYFAGGAITYSKRSIRGLAGISIDEMTTRGIRSSSEPYAQWLAEAVRAKHGERVLWGLSETGAAGPGGNRYGDPSGHTCIAVVGPVNLVRTIRTGSDDRVANMWAFADAALALLVEALEAAPSQVA; encoded by the coding sequence ATGCATGACCTGTTGCAGATGGGCAGCCGCGCCGGCGAGCTGCTGAAAGCACGTGGCGAGAAAGTCGCGATCGGCGAAACCTCGGCCGGTGGCCTGATCTCGGCGAGCCTGCTGGCGGTGTCGGGCGCATCGAGCTATTTCGCCGGCGGTGCAATCACCTATTCGAAGCGTTCGATCCGTGGTCTCGCCGGGATCTCGATCGATGAGATGACGACGCGCGGCATCCGCTCCAGCTCGGAGCCCTACGCGCAATGGCTGGCCGAAGCGGTGCGCGCCAAGCATGGCGAACGGGTGCTCTGGGGCCTTTCGGAAACTGGTGCGGCGGGGCCGGGCGGCAACCGCTATGGCGATCCGTCCGGCCATACCTGCATCGCCGTGGTCGGGCCGGTGAACCTGGTGCGGACCATCCGCACCGGCAGCGATGATCGTGTCGCCAACATGTGGGCGTTCGCCGATGCCGCGCTGGCGCTGCTGGTGGAAGCGCTGGAAGCGGCGCCGTCTCAGGTCGCCTGA
- a CDS encoding alpha/beta fold hydrolase, with amino-acid sequence MTALTEVGTSRHADVDGLRLHYNEAGPSTGPAVILLHGGGPGAGGWSNFHRNIDAFVAAGFRTLLLDCPGFNKSGPIVSADPRGLINARAVNGLMDVLGIERAHLIGNSMGGLSALTFALEYPQRLDRMILMGSAGLGQSLFQPSPQEGIKLLMKLYRQPTMDNLQAMLNVFVHDPSVLTPELIQSRLDGMQRNAEHLANFVKSNELNPKALFVDLTPRLPEIKAKTLVIWGRDDRFVPLDNGIKAVWGIPDADLVVFGRCGHWAQWEHADKFNALAIDFLLRA; translated from the coding sequence ATGACTGCACTGACCGAAGTTGGTACCAGCCGCCACGCCGATGTCGACGGCCTGCGCCTGCATTACAACGAAGCCGGGCCGAGCACGGGACCGGCGGTGATCCTGCTGCACGGCGGCGGTCCCGGCGCCGGCGGCTGGAGCAACTTCCATCGCAACATCGACGCTTTCGTCGCCGCCGGTTTCCGCACCCTGCTGCTCGACTGTCCGGGCTTCAACAAATCCGGGCCGATCGTGTCGGCCGATCCGCGCGGCCTGATCAATGCTCGCGCCGTGAACGGCCTGATGGACGTGCTCGGCATCGAGCGCGCCCACCTGATCGGCAACTCGATGGGCGGCCTGAGCGCGCTGACCTTCGCACTGGAGTATCCGCAGCGCCTCGACCGGATGATCCTGATGGGCTCGGCCGGCCTGGGCCAGAGCCTGTTCCAGCCGAGCCCGCAGGAAGGCATCAAGCTGCTGATGAAGCTGTACCGACAGCCGACGATGGACAACCTGCAGGCCATGCTGAACGTGTTCGTCCATGACCCCAGCGTGCTGACGCCGGAACTGATCCAGAGCCGCCTCGACGGCATGCAGCGCAATGCCGAGCACTTGGCGAACTTCGTCAAGAGCAACGAGCTGAATCCGAAAGCCTTGTTCGTCGACCTCACCCCGCGGCTGCCGGAGATCAAGGCGAAAACCCTGGTGATCTGGGGCCGCGATGATCGCTTCGTGCCACTCGATAACGGCATCAAGGCGGTCTGGGGCATTCCTGACGCCGATCTCGTCGTCTTTGGTCGCTGCGGCCACTGGGCACAGTGGGAGCACGCCGACAAGTTCAATGCGCTGGCCATCGATTTCCTTTTGCGCGCCTGA
- a CDS encoding non-heme iron oxygenase ferredoxin subunit has translation MSKPLVRACAVDALKDGEMQPVTGTVDPIGIGRVGGEWFAFENNCTHEDFPLTEGIIEAGEIECPLHGARYCLKTGKVRAVPAICSIRVYPVHVVGNDVLIELPV, from the coding sequence ATGAGCAAACCCCTGGTTCGCGCCTGCGCGGTGGACGCACTGAAGGACGGCGAGATGCAGCCAGTGACCGGCACCGTCGATCCGATCGGCATTGGCCGGGTCGGCGGCGAGTGGTTCGCGTTCGAGAACAACTGCACCCACGAAGATTTTCCTCTGACCGAAGGCATCATCGAAGCCGGTGAAATCGAATGTCCTCTGCACGGTGCCCGCTACTGCCTGAAGACCGGCAAGGTCCGTGCGGTGCCGGCGATCTGTTCGATCCGCGTCTATCCCGTGCATGTCGTCGGCAACGACGTGTTGATTGAACTGCCGGTCTGA